A genome region from Gardnerella vaginalis includes the following:
- the rplI gene encoding 50S ribosomal protein L9 translates to MAETKVILTKTVANLGHSGDVITVKAGYARNYLIPQGLAFAWNKGAASQIEAMRRARLAKAVATREEAVAAKAAIEGTVVEIAAKVSESGKLFGGVSADKIAAALAPKAAVEARAISVAAIKTTGEFPATVALHPEITASFTVKVVAE, encoded by the coding sequence ATGGCAGAAACCAAGGTTATTCTCACCAAGACCGTTGCAAACTTGGGTCACTCTGGTGACGTTATTACTGTTAAGGCTGGTTACGCACGTAACTACTTGATTCCACAAGGCTTAGCTTTTGCATGGAATAAGGGTGCTGCTTCCCAGATTGAAGCAATGCGCCGCGCTCGCTTGGCTAAGGCTGTTGCCACTCGTGAAGAGGCTGTTGCAGCTAAGGCAGCAATCGAAGGCACTGTTGTGGAAATCGCTGCTAAGGTTAGCGAATCTGGCAAGCTCTTCGGTGGTGTTTCCGCCGATAAGATTGCTGCTGCTTTGGCTCCAAAGGCCGCTGTTGAAGCACGCGCTATTAGCGTTGCTGCAATCAAGACCACTGGCGAATTCCCAGCAACTGTGGCTCTTCACCCAGAAATCACTGCTTCCTTTACTGTTAAGGTTGTAGCTGAGTAG
- the rpsR gene encoding 30S ribosomal protein S18: MSRKRPQPPVKPFKKKPNPLKAAKITEIDYKDVALLRKFVSDRGKIRSRRITGVTVQEQRKIAKAVKNAREMALLPYATTGR; encoded by the coding sequence ATGTCACGTAAGAGGCCGCAACCACCGGTCAAGCCTTTCAAAAAGAAGCCAAATCCTTTGAAGGCTGCCAAGATTACTGAAATTGATTACAAGGACGTTGCTTTGCTGCGCAAGTTCGTTTCGGACCGCGGCAAGATTCGTTCCCGTCGTATTACTGGTGTAACCGTACAGGAACAGCGCAAGATCGCGAAGGCAGTTAAGAACGCTCGCGAAATGGCTTTGCTCCCATACGCCACCACTGGTCGCTGA
- the ssb gene encoding single-stranded DNA-binding protein, which produces MAGETVITVIGNLAKEPETATSSNGSVRTSFTIVSNSSTFDRRTNSYINGTPLSLRCVAWGDLAEHCAQTLAKGMRVIVQGRLRANNYVDKNSNEKRYSIDLMVDEIGPSLRFATAQVNRLSSRGGFAGNNGGFNQGSDFGGYAGGANANAAAGGYTGGYAGGANYANNAASAAGINSGSPMQNASNQGVNVEDPWSASAPSNDGFATFGATSDFGGSDEEPEF; this is translated from the coding sequence ATGGCTGGAGAAACTGTTATAACGGTGATCGGAAATTTGGCTAAAGAGCCAGAAACTGCCACCAGTTCTAACGGCAGTGTTAGAACTTCTTTCACAATTGTGTCTAATTCTTCGACTTTTGACAGAAGAACAAATAGCTACATAAATGGCACACCATTATCGCTTAGATGTGTTGCATGGGGAGACTTAGCTGAACATTGCGCACAAACCCTTGCAAAAGGAATGCGCGTTATTGTTCAAGGTAGGTTGCGTGCAAACAACTACGTTGATAAAAACAGCAACGAAAAGCGATACAGCATCGATTTGATGGTTGACGAAATTGGACCATCCCTGCGATTTGCTACCGCTCAAGTTAATCGTTTGAGCTCTAGAGGCGGTTTTGCGGGAAACAATGGTGGATTCAATCAAGGATCAGACTTTGGTGGATACGCTGGTGGCGCTAATGCTAACGCTGCTGCTGGCGGATACACTGGAGGATATGCTGGAGGCGCGAATTATGCGAATAATGCGGCATCTGCTGCTGGCATTAATTCTGGTTCTCCTATGCAGAATGCTTCTAATCAGGGTGTGAACGTTGAAGATCCGTGGAGCGCTTCGGCTCCTTCAAACGACGGGTTTGCTACGTTTGGAGCTACTTCCGATTTTGGAGGATCAGACGAAGAACCAGAATTCTAG
- the rpsF gene encoding 30S ribosomal protein S6, whose product MSAHKYELMFIADPELDERGLKKLTEQYLELVTKEGGSVDGTDYWGRRKLAYEIDGKTEGNYVVVNYTAEPALSDELDRVLNLNESVVRTKILRKDAK is encoded by the coding sequence ATGTCTGCACATAAGTATGAACTGATGTTCATTGCCGATCCAGAGCTTGATGAGCGCGGTCTTAAGAAGTTGACCGAGCAGTATCTTGAGCTTGTCACCAAAGAGGGCGGTTCCGTTGACGGTACCGACTACTGGGGTCGTCGTAAGCTTGCCTATGAGATTGATGGCAAGACTGAAGGCAACTACGTTGTAGTGAATTACACTGCTGAGCCAGCTCTTAGCGACGAGCTTGACCGTGTTTTGAATCTTAATGAGTCTGTAGTCCGCACGAAGATTCTTCGCAAGGACGCAAAGTAA
- a CDS encoding ribose-phosphate diphosphokinase, with product MSTILEGTPKKQMMLVTGRAYPQLAEETAKYLGIDVLETTAYDFANGEMYVRFTQPVRGADVFVLQAHTDPINNWIMEQLLMVDSLRRASARSINVVAPFFGYSRQDKKHQGREPITARLMFDLFRSAGATRILTVDMHAAQEQGFFDGPVDHLTAMPVLIDYVRNTMSLENTTIVSPDAGRIKVSEQWAAKLGGLPLAFIHKTRDTTRPNHAEAHGIIGDIQGRDCIVVDDMIDTAGTICEAVRTLRGAGAKSVTLVATHALLSGPAVERLKGCGAREIILTDTVPVPEEKRLENMTVLSIAPLLAAGIRSVFRSGSLVSLRNALPEDMKHRNIYAH from the coding sequence ATGTCAACAATTCTTGAAGGCACTCCAAAAAAGCAAATGATGCTAGTAACGGGTAGAGCATATCCGCAACTTGCTGAAGAAACCGCAAAATACCTTGGAATAGACGTTCTAGAAACAACTGCCTACGATTTTGCAAACGGAGAAATGTATGTGCGCTTTACGCAGCCAGTTCGAGGTGCAGACGTTTTTGTTTTACAAGCGCACACCGATCCAATCAACAATTGGATTATGGAACAGCTTCTTATGGTGGACTCTTTAAGGCGAGCATCCGCGCGTAGCATCAATGTTGTTGCACCTTTCTTTGGGTATTCGCGTCAAGACAAAAAGCATCAAGGTCGCGAGCCAATTACGGCGCGACTTATGTTTGACTTATTCCGTTCCGCTGGAGCTACTCGTATTTTGACTGTAGACATGCACGCGGCTCAAGAGCAGGGATTCTTCGACGGACCTGTAGACCACTTAACAGCAATGCCAGTGTTGATTGATTACGTTCGCAACACTATGAGCCTAGAAAACACTACGATTGTTTCCCCAGACGCTGGACGAATCAAAGTTTCGGAGCAGTGGGCTGCAAAGCTGGGCGGATTGCCGTTAGCGTTTATCCACAAAACGCGAGATACAACAAGGCCAAATCACGCGGAAGCGCACGGAATTATTGGCGATATTCAAGGCAGAGATTGCATTGTTGTAGACGATATGATTGACACGGCTGGTACGATTTGTGAAGCTGTGCGCACGCTTAGAGGAGCAGGCGCGAAGTCTGTTACTTTGGTGGCAACTCATGCGCTTCTTTCGGGACCTGCAGTAGAGCGACTTAAAGGTTGCGGCGCTCGCGAAATCATTTTGACAGACACTGTTCCTGTTCCAGAAGAAAAGCGCTTAGAGAATATGACGGTTCTTTCGATTGCGCCTCTTCTTGCTGCTGGAATTAGGTCTGTGTTTAGGTCTGGATCGCTTGTTTCGCTTAGAAATGCACTTCCGGAAGACATGAAGCATAGAAATATTTACGCTCATTAG
- a CDS encoding ribokinase, with the protein MIEKTTPLSNENLATALKKIGESQNRVAVVGSMNADYTIVADRLPNPGETVNGSDLRVLPGGKSGNQAVSAAKIGANVQMFGAVGSDENAEFLLNTLESAGVDTSKILRVEGIKSGATVITVDAKAGENTIVYAPGSNAKVSVDYISQNDVKKAISSASVLGLCLESPMETVTEAAKIARAAGVKVLLNNSPFVSELPSELIENASILLVNEHEMAQLLKIREPEDGNWDDFDWFDAARIMHEYGFDEAVVTLGAEGSVVLDYNAEDGKKAVRICPQKVSAVDTTGCGDAFMGTVLAGLAAGFSLAQSAQVATYVSAYAATGFGAQSSYGSAQQVVRAFE; encoded by the coding sequence ATGATAGAAAAAACTACGCCACTAAGCAACGAGAATCTTGCTACCGCTCTTAAAAAAATAGGCGAAAGTCAGAATCGTGTTGCTGTAGTAGGTTCCATGAACGCAGATTACACAATAGTTGCCGACCGTCTTCCAAATCCTGGAGAAACTGTAAACGGAAGTGATTTGCGAGTACTACCAGGAGGAAAATCTGGGAATCAAGCCGTTTCTGCAGCAAAAATCGGCGCGAATGTGCAAATGTTTGGTGCTGTAGGCAGCGACGAAAACGCAGAATTCCTTCTTAACACGCTGGAATCTGCAGGTGTAGACACATCTAAAATTTTGCGCGTAGAAGGCATAAAAAGTGGCGCAACAGTAATAACAGTAGATGCAAAAGCTGGCGAAAACACAATCGTCTATGCTCCAGGATCTAATGCAAAAGTAAGCGTAGATTATATTAGTCAAAACGATGTTAAGAAGGCTATTAGCAGTGCAAGCGTACTAGGATTGTGCCTTGAAAGCCCAATGGAAACTGTAACGGAGGCTGCAAAAATCGCGCGCGCAGCTGGTGTAAAAGTTTTACTTAATAATTCGCCGTTTGTAAGCGAGCTTCCAAGTGAGTTGATTGAAAACGCAAGCATACTTCTTGTAAACGAGCACGAAATGGCGCAATTGCTTAAAATTCGCGAGCCAGAAGATGGCAATTGGGATGATTTTGACTGGTTTGATGCGGCGCGCATTATGCACGAGTATGGCTTTGACGAGGCAGTTGTAACTCTTGGTGCAGAAGGCTCTGTTGTTTTAGATTACAATGCGGAAGATGGTAAAAAGGCTGTTCGCATATGTCCACAAAAAGTTTCTGCAGTAGACACCACGGGATGCGGTGATGCGTTTATGGGAACCGTTTTGGCAGGACTCGCCGCTGGATTTAGTTTAGCTCAAAGCGCGCAAGTGGCAACATATGTTTCTGCATACGCAGCAACAGGATTTGGAGCGCAATCGTCTTACGGCAGCGCGCAGCAGGTGGTTCGTGCGTTTGAGTAG
- a CDS encoding PFL family protein produces MLNIMEVSETNSMIEQEKLDVRTITMGINLLDCADAIVQKVCENVYNKITRLAKDLVSTGCAIERDYGIPIVNKRITVTPISLVGASACKSPDDFVQIAHALDKAAKKVGVDLIGGYSALPAKSMTTADRMLIESLPKALSETDIVCSSANVGSTRTGIDMDCVELLGRVIKQIAQATAECDSYGCVKFVAFCNAPDDNPFMAGGFHGVTEGDAVINVGVSGPGVVSRALDEARGKDFAFLCETIKRTAFKITRVGQLVAQEASRRLGVPFGIIDLSLAPTPAVGDSVGEVLEKIGLSTVGAPGTTAALAMLNDQVKKGGIMASSYVGGLSGAFIPVSEDANMIAAAKSGCLKIEKLEAMTCVCSVGLDMIAIPGSTTAATISGMIADEAAIGMINQKTTAVRIIPVEGKSVGQMANFGGLMGYAPIMPVNTASCEEFVSRGGRIPAPVHSFKN; encoded by the coding sequence ATGCTAAACATTATGGAAGTGAGCGAAACAAACTCAATGATCGAGCAAGAAAAACTCGATGTTAGAACCATAACAATGGGAATAAACCTGCTAGACTGTGCAGACGCAATCGTGCAAAAAGTGTGCGAAAACGTGTACAACAAGATTACGCGTCTTGCAAAAGATTTAGTTAGCACAGGTTGCGCGATTGAGCGCGACTACGGAATTCCGATTGTAAACAAGCGCATAACCGTAACACCAATAAGCCTAGTTGGAGCTTCTGCCTGCAAAAGCCCAGACGATTTTGTGCAAATTGCGCACGCACTAGACAAAGCAGCAAAAAAGGTTGGAGTAGATTTGATTGGCGGATACTCAGCGCTGCCTGCAAAATCCATGACAACAGCCGACCGCATGCTTATAGAGTCGCTGCCAAAAGCCTTGAGCGAGACAGATATTGTGTGCTCAAGTGCAAACGTAGGCTCCACACGCACTGGAATTGACATGGATTGCGTGGAGCTACTTGGGCGAGTAATCAAACAAATCGCACAGGCGACTGCAGAATGTGACTCCTACGGGTGCGTGAAATTCGTGGCATTCTGCAACGCTCCAGACGATAACCCGTTCATGGCTGGCGGATTCCACGGCGTAACCGAAGGAGACGCTGTGATAAACGTTGGCGTATCGGGGCCGGGCGTTGTTTCGCGCGCACTAGATGAAGCGCGTGGGAAGGATTTTGCGTTCTTGTGCGAAACAATTAAGCGCACGGCTTTTAAGATTACGCGAGTCGGACAGCTGGTTGCGCAAGAGGCGTCTAGAAGGCTAGGAGTGCCGTTTGGCATAATCGATTTGTCGCTTGCGCCAACACCAGCCGTTGGAGACTCTGTGGGCGAAGTCTTAGAAAAAATTGGACTTTCTACTGTTGGTGCTCCTGGCACAACAGCCGCTCTTGCAATGCTTAACGACCAAGTTAAAAAAGGCGGAATAATGGCTAGCAGCTACGTTGGTGGTCTTTCTGGCGCATTTATACCTGTTTCAGAAGACGCAAACATGATTGCTGCTGCAAAGTCAGGCTGCCTTAAAATAGAAAAGCTAGAAGCAATGACGTGCGTTTGTTCTGTAGGCCTAGATATGATTGCGATTCCTGGAAGCACAACAGCTGCAACAATATCTGGAATGATAGCCGACGAAGCGGCAATAGGCATGATAAACCAAAAAACCACAGCAGTACGCATAATTCCAGTGGAAGGCAAAAGCGTTGGGCAAATGGCTAATTTTGGCGGTTTAATGGGGTATGCACCAATCATGCCTGTAAATACCGCAAGCTGTGAGGAATTTGTTTCGCGCGGTGGGCGAATTCCAGCGCCTGTGCATAGCTTTAAGAATTAG
- a CDS encoding ACT domain-containing protein, producing MNTTNHDENKAVITVVGKDAVGIIAKVTSHLASRKANILDISQTIVNGFFNMMMIVDVNEINVEFGELAEELAKLGEGIGVRIHCQRAEIFTNMHRV from the coding sequence ATGAACACCACTAATCATGATGAAAACAAAGCCGTAATCACCGTAGTAGGCAAAGATGCCGTAGGAATCATAGCCAAAGTAACATCACATTTAGCAAGCCGCAAAGCGAATATACTAGACATATCTCAAACAATCGTCAACGGCTTCTTTAACATGATGATGATTGTAGACGTAAATGAAATAAACGTAGAATTTGGCGAATTAGCAGAAGAACTAGCAAAACTAGGCGAAGGAATCGGCGTTCGCATACACTGCCAGCGCGCGGAAATTTTTACAAACATGCACCGAGTGTGA
- the rplT gene encoding 50S ribosomal protein L20, giving the protein MARVKRAVNAHKKRRVVLDRASGYRGQRSRLYRKAKEQLLHSFTYNFRDRKARKGDFRKLWIQRINAAVRAEGITYNRFIQGLRLAGIELDRRALAELAVSDVETFKAIVEAAKAALPADVNAPVEA; this is encoded by the coding sequence ATGGCACGAGTAAAGCGCGCAGTTAATGCTCACAAGAAGCGTCGCGTTGTTCTTGATAGGGCTTCGGGTTATCGCGGTCAGCGTTCCCGTCTTTATCGTAAGGCAAAGGAACAGCTGCTTCACTCATTTACTTACAACTTCCGCGACCGCAAGGCTCGCAAGGGCGACTTCCGCAAGTTGTGGATTCAGCGTATTAACGCTGCAGTTCGCGCAGAAGGAATCACCTACAACCGCTTCATTCAGGGCTTGCGTTTGGCTGGCATCGAATTGGATCGCCGCGCTTTGGCTGAGCTCGCTGTTAGCGACGTTGAAACCTTCAAGGCAATCGTTGAAGCTGCTAAGGCTGCTTTGCCAGCTGATGTGAATGCTCCAGTAGAAGCCTGA
- the rpmI gene encoding 50S ribosomal protein L35, whose product MPKMKTNSAASKRVRLTGTGKVMHDGSAMRHNLEHKSARKRRALSADKVLATAQSKNLKGLLAK is encoded by the coding sequence ATGCCGAAGATGAAAACTAATTCCGCAGCGTCCAAGCGCGTTCGCCTTACCGGCACTGGTAAGGTAATGCACGATGGTAGCGCAATGCGCCACAACTTGGAGCATAAGTCTGCTCGCAAGCGTCGTGCTTTGTCTGCAGATAAAGTTTTGGCTACAGCACAGAGCAAGAATCTCAAGGGCTTGCTGGCTAAGTAA
- the infC gene encoding translation initiation factor IF-3 produces the protein MCCSTVLTRIGVIISDEPRINEEIRVSQVRLIGPKGEQVGVIATSVALNLAKEANLDLVEVAPTAKPPVAKLIDYGKYKYNEKIKAREARRNQSTAEIKEIRFRLKIDDHDFDVKKGHVLRFLNGGDKVKVTIMLRGREQSRPIGGVELLRRLADEVSESGTIEFAPKQEGRNIIMTLAPKGKKIHTQSEQRRRGAESRAERQARQAARLAAKQGTQDAAAVAAQASVESDQNHKEGSNAEDEN, from the coding sequence GTGTGCTGTTCCACTGTTTTAACAAGGATTGGAGTCATCATTAGCGACGAACCACGCATTAACGAAGAGATTCGCGTCTCCCAGGTACGCCTTATCGGTCCGAAAGGCGAGCAAGTGGGGGTCATCGCGACCTCGGTAGCGTTGAACCTGGCAAAGGAAGCGAACCTCGATCTCGTCGAGGTGGCACCTACTGCTAAGCCTCCTGTAGCCAAGCTTATTGACTACGGTAAGTACAAGTACAACGAGAAGATTAAGGCTCGTGAAGCGCGTCGTAATCAAAGCACAGCTGAGATTAAGGAAATTCGTTTCCGACTCAAGATTGATGATCATGATTTCGACGTTAAGAAGGGTCATGTTCTTCGATTCCTAAATGGCGGCGATAAAGTTAAAGTCACCATTATGCTGCGTGGTCGCGAGCAATCGCGTCCTATCGGCGGAGTTGAGCTATTGCGTAGGCTCGCAGATGAGGTTTCCGAAAGTGGAACTATTGAGTTTGCCCCTAAGCAGGAGGGTCGTAACATAATAATGACTCTCGCTCCTAAGGGCAAGAAGATTCATACTCAGTCTGAGCAGCGTCGTAGAGGCGCTGAATCGCGCGCAGAACGTCAGGCTCGCCAGGCAGCGCGTCTTGCAGCAAAGCAAGGAACTCAGGATGCGGCAGCAGTCGCAGCACAAGCTTCTGTAGAATCTGATCAGAATCATAAGGAGGGCAGCAATGCCGAAGATGAAAACTAA
- a CDS encoding thiamine diphosphokinase produces MEPLKRCVVLAAGDYYDHTREHVPDRALTIAADGGWDHACRLGLHVDALIGDFDSVRLKLPTDAAITRLPAEKDDPDLLSALKVGWAKGSREFHIFGGLGGRVDHTISNIQLMVRLAVRGGIGFLYGDGTIVTAIHNGSLDFPASNGPEGRMVSVFSHTPVSSDVNEAGLKYQLQHATMYGDAVQGLSNELLNDTPAHIDVHEGTLVITFPIDAPLPQVSWFKRPVGDLGDINTNISNALAVPSK; encoded by the coding sequence ATGGAGCCTTTAAAGCGCTGCGTTGTTTTAGCAGCTGGAGATTATTACGACCATACGCGCGAACATGTTCCTGATCGCGCTTTAACTATTGCGGCAGATGGTGGCTGGGATCATGCGTGCAGACTCGGCTTGCATGTTGATGCTCTAATCGGTGACTTTGATTCTGTGCGCTTAAAGCTTCCAACAGACGCTGCAATTACGCGACTTCCCGCCGAAAAAGATGATCCAGATTTGCTTTCTGCTCTTAAAGTTGGCTGGGCTAAAGGTTCTAGAGAATTCCATATTTTTGGCGGCTTAGGTGGTCGCGTTGATCACACTATTTCAAACATTCAGCTTATGGTTCGCCTTGCAGTTAGGGGTGGAATAGGATTTTTGTATGGAGACGGCACGATTGTTACCGCAATTCACAACGGTTCTCTCGACTTTCCTGCATCCAATGGTCCCGAAGGTCGCATGGTGTCTGTGTTTTCTCACACACCTGTTTCTAGCGATGTGAACGAGGCTGGTCTTAAATATCAGCTTCAGCACGCAACTATGTATGGTGATGCTGTTCAAGGCTTAAGCAACGAGTTACTAAACGATACTCCTGCACATATCGACGTTCACGAAGGAACGCTTGTAATCACCTTCCCTATAGACGCTCCACTGCCTCAAGTCAGCTGGTTTAAACGACCAGTTGGAGATTTAGGTGATATAAACACTAACATTTCGAATGCTCTCGCTGTGCCATCAAAATAG
- the gap gene encoding type I glyceraldehyde-3-phosphate dehydrogenase — translation MTVKIGINGFGRIGRLAFRRIFELQARGGQAGDIEVAAINDLTTPSMLAYLLKYDSTHGTFRHDDGTPVEVTSTEDAIVVDGKTYKVYAEKDANNIPWVKNDGVEFVLECTGFYTSAEKSQAHLNAGAKKVLISAPAKDETTPTVVFGVNQEILKPTDNIVSAGSCTTNSMAAMVKLLQDNWGIKSGFMTTIHAYTGTQMILDGPRGSKPRNNRSAACNTIEHSTGAAKAIGKVVPEVNGKLQGHAQRIQVPDGSVTELTTVLEKPATTEEINEAFKKAFENCEYFGYNADSIVSSDIIGDTHGGVFDPTQTDVNTVDGVTLARTVTFYDNEYGFTANMIRTLLYFAEIAE, via the coding sequence ATGACAGTCAAGATTGGTATTAACGGCTTTGGACGTATCGGCCGTTTGGCATTCCGTCGTATTTTTGAGCTTCAGGCTCGTGGCGGTCAAGCTGGCGATATCGAAGTCGCAGCCATCAACGATCTGACCACTCCTTCGATGCTTGCTTACTTGCTTAAGTACGACAGCACTCATGGCACTTTCCGCCACGACGACGGCACCCCAGTTGAGGTTACCTCCACCGAAGACGCAATCGTCGTAGATGGCAAGACTTACAAGGTTTACGCTGAAAAAGACGCAAACAATATTCCATGGGTTAAGAACGATGGCGTTGAGTTCGTGCTCGAATGCACTGGTTTCTACACTTCTGCAGAAAAGTCCCAGGCTCACTTGAACGCTGGAGCTAAGAAGGTTCTTATCTCTGCTCCTGCTAAAGACGAAACCACCCCAACCGTTGTGTTTGGTGTGAACCAAGAGATCTTAAAGCCAACCGACAACATTGTGTCCGCTGGCTCTTGCACCACCAACTCCATGGCTGCAATGGTTAAGCTTTTGCAGGATAACTGGGGCATTAAGTCTGGCTTCATGACCACAATCCACGCTTACACTGGCACCCAGATGATTCTCGACGGCCCACGCGGCTCCAAGCCACGCAACAACCGTTCTGCTGCTTGCAACACCATCGAGCACTCCACTGGTGCTGCTAAGGCAATTGGCAAGGTTGTTCCAGAAGTTAACGGCAAGCTTCAGGGTCATGCTCAGCGTATTCAGGTTCCAGATGGATCTGTTACCGAGTTGACCACTGTTCTCGAGAAGCCAGCTACTACTGAAGAAATCAATGAAGCCTTTAAGAAGGCTTTCGAAAACTGCGAGTACTTCGGTTACAATGCTGACAGCATCGTGTCTTCTGACATCATCGGCGACACCCACGGTGGCGTTTTCGATCCAACTCAGACCGATGTTAACACTGTTGACGGCGTTACCTTGGCTCGTACCGTTACCTTCTACGACAACGAGTACGGCTTTACTGCTAACATGATTCGCACCTTGCTTTACTTCGCTGAGATTGCTGAGTAA
- the ybaK gene encoding Cys-tRNA(Pro) deacylase, giving the protein MSKKHATTGKATPAIAQLENAGITFRVVDYEHDADHMDDGYGMEAAQKLGVNAEQVCKTLMVDTGEKRVVGIVPVNGRLSMKAIASAVHAKKANMTSPDVAQRESGYVVGGISPFGQRTHHETVLDASVMHFDEILVSGGKRGLDVVLNPNDLVSLLNATIADILA; this is encoded by the coding sequence ATGAGCAAAAAACATGCTACAACAGGCAAAGCAACGCCAGCAATCGCACAGTTAGAAAACGCTGGAATTACGTTCCGCGTTGTTGACTATGAGCACGATGCAGACCACATGGATGACGGGTATGGCATGGAAGCAGCGCAAAAATTAGGCGTAAATGCTGAACAAGTGTGCAAAACACTTATGGTAGACACTGGGGAAAAACGCGTAGTTGGGATTGTGCCAGTAAACGGTAGATTAAGCATGAAGGCGATTGCTAGCGCGGTACACGCCAAAAAAGCCAATATGACAAGCCCAGATGTAGCCCAACGCGAAAGCGGCTACGTGGTTGGTGGAATCAGCCCATTTGGTCAGCGTACTCATCACGAAACCGTTCTGGATGCTAGTGTTATGCACTTTGATGAGATTCTTGTTTCTGGAGGCAAACGCGGTCTTGATGTTGTTCTAAACCCAAACGATTTAGTCAGCTTGCTTAACGCAACCATAGCAGATATATTAGCTTAA
- a CDS encoding aldose 1-epimerase family protein → MKSYSLPPRTGNQYTICHKDYKATITQLGAALRNFTWRNSDIVVPFEADELPPCFNGQILIPFPNRVNKASYKFQNASYTLPIDERDRDTALHGYGYRSYWQTLSVTQSSVSLLWRSPNIEGYPFDIVTIATWELDDYGIHLTLNTTNHGNDDAPWAAAMHPWLCNGLQGHGDEIDQLNSKCKLKLPAKTHVRANERLIPVGTESVDGTRFDLRDNPFLVNQPFDDAWTDLIRDDDEWATAIFTRADDLQIAVKGDKSVTSFQVCTATGFPADKHPCGVAVEPQTAYANAFNTGTDLTVIAPQETVVNQFRISPLIENM, encoded by the coding sequence ATGAAATCGTATTCGCTACCACCGAGAACAGGTAACCAATACACGATTTGCCACAAAGATTACAAGGCTACAATAACACAACTTGGGGCTGCACTACGCAATTTTACTTGGAGAAATAGTGATATTGTTGTGCCATTTGAGGCTGACGAGTTACCGCCTTGCTTCAATGGACAAATACTGATTCCTTTCCCAAATCGTGTAAATAAAGCGTCTTACAAGTTCCAAAACGCGTCTTATACTCTGCCTATCGATGAGCGAGATAGAGACACAGCTTTGCACGGCTACGGATACCGCTCATACTGGCAAACTTTAAGCGTTACACAATCAAGTGTGAGTCTTTTATGGCGATCACCAAATATAGAAGGATATCCTTTTGACATTGTTACCATAGCCACTTGGGAGCTTGACGATTATGGGATTCATTTAACGTTAAATACAACCAATCATGGCAATGATGATGCTCCATGGGCTGCCGCAATGCACCCTTGGCTGTGCAACGGATTACAAGGGCATGGAGACGAGATTGATCAACTAAACTCTAAGTGCAAGCTTAAGCTTCCTGCAAAAACGCATGTGCGCGCAAATGAACGTTTAATACCAGTTGGTACAGAAAGCGTGGACGGAACGCGATTTGATTTACGCGATAACCCATTTTTGGTTAATCAGCCATTTGATGATGCTTGGACTGATTTAATTAGGGATGACGATGAGTGGGCTACTGCGATTTTTACGCGCGCTGACGACTTACAAATAGCGGTAAAAGGCGATAAAAGCGTAACATCATTCCAAGTGTGCACTGCGACTGGTTTTCCTGCAGACAAGCATCCTTGCGGAGTTGCTGTGGAACCACAGACGGCGTATGCGAATGCGTTTAACACAGGAACAGACTTGACTGTTATAGCACCACAGGAAACTGTTGTTAACCAATTTAGGATTTCACCTCTGATTGAGAATATGTGA
- a CDS encoding 50S ribosomal protein bL37: MGMRGRKRKARRKKAANHGKRPNA, encoded by the coding sequence ATGGGTATGCGTGGACGTAAGCGCAAGGCACGCCGCAAAAAGGCAGCAAATCACGGCAAAAGACCAAATGCTTAA